The Sulfurihydrogenibium sp. YO3AOP1 genome has a window encoding:
- the sppA gene encoding signal peptide peptidase SppA translates to MKKKILIGIIALIVIFYIISALRYESQPKVGLIRIEGTIVDYLDTVSIISEATKDESIKAVVIDVDSPGGAVGASQEIYRAIEKLREKKPVVVSMGNVAASGGYYISTPANVIYSNPGTITGSIGVIIQHVDVSEILNKFGVKVNTIKSGANKDILYPTKPLLPEQKALLEKTVMDVYDQFLDAIARYRPIKKDVLKSYADGRVFSGNEAKALGLVDKIGNIQDAISEAKKLGKLEEDAPVIELKPKKPLLDELMNSKFGMEKVRSGIYYMMSF, encoded by the coding sequence ATGAAGAAGAAAATCTTGATCGGAATAATAGCGTTGATAGTAATTTTTTATATTATCTCCGCTTTGCGTTATGAATCTCAGCCCAAGGTTGGACTTATAAGAATAGAAGGAACTATTGTAGACTATTTAGACACTGTGTCTATAATCTCGGAAGCTACAAAAGATGAGAGCATCAAAGCTGTTGTGATTGATGTTGATAGTCCTGGTGGTGCTGTTGGAGCATCTCAGGAAATTTACAGAGCTATTGAAAAATTAAGAGAAAAAAAGCCTGTGGTTGTATCAATGGGAAACGTTGCTGCATCTGGAGGATACTATATCTCAACCCCTGCCAATGTAATCTATTCAAATCCTGGAACAATAACAGGAAGCATTGGTGTAATAATTCAGCATGTTGATGTAAGTGAAATTTTAAACAAATTTGGTGTAAAAGTAAATACAATTAAAAGTGGAGCTAATAAAGATATTCTATATCCAACAAAACCTTTACTTCCTGAACAAAAAGCATTACTTGAAAAAACTGTGATGGATGTTTATGATCAGTTTTTAGATGCAATTGCAAGATACAGACCTATCAAAAAAGACGTTCTAAAAAGCTATGCTGATGGAAGAGTATTTAGCGGAAATGAGGCAAAAGCTCTTGGATTGGTTGATAAAATAGGAAACATTCAAGATGCTATCTCGGAGGCTAAAAAGCTTGGAAAGTTAGAGGAAGATGCACCTGTGATAGAACTTAAACCTAAAAAGCCACTATTGGATGAACTTATGAACTCAAAGTTTGGAATGGAAAAGGTTAGATCTGGAATTTATTATATGATGTCCTTCTGA
- the proB gene encoding glutamate 5-kinase yields MERRQYIEKAKRIVIKIGSQLLEKDDDIDTEFISDLARQISLLKDKEIIIVSSGAVLAGVKKLKLPSRPKNITEKQAVASVGQAYLMQIYDKFFSEYNLIIGQVLLTIEGLRERKRYLYAKETLNKLLEFNVVPIINENDAIAVEEIVFGDNDFLAAHVSLLTDANLLIILSTAGGLYTDDPSNPDAKLIEEIKVDVDQALNFAKSSKSKFGSGGMRSKLEAAKIATQHSIPVIIAPKKKDIIVDILSGNKIGTFIHPHKAKKVSSKKSWLELLSYPKGKLIVDAGAEKALKAGKSLLPSGIKEVEGIFNQKDVVAIANEEGNIIGKGIVNLGYKEIKKIKGLKTEKAKEILGKDVEEVIHADNIVIF; encoded by the coding sequence ATGGAAAGAAGGCAGTATATAGAAAAAGCTAAAAGAATTGTAATTAAAATAGGTTCTCAACTTCTTGAAAAAGATGATGACATAGACACTGAGTTTATCTCGGACCTTGCAAGACAGATATCTCTACTAAAAGATAAAGAGATTATTATCGTTTCATCTGGTGCAGTTTTAGCAGGAGTAAAAAAATTAAAACTTCCATCAAGACCAAAAAACATTACAGAAAAACAAGCAGTCGCAAGTGTCGGACAGGCATATTTAATGCAAATTTACGATAAATTTTTCTCAGAGTATAACCTCATTATAGGACAGGTACTACTTACAATTGAAGGGCTTCGGGAGAGAAAAAGATATCTTTATGCAAAGGAAACTTTAAATAAGCTTTTAGAGTTTAATGTTGTTCCAATAATAAATGAAAATGATGCTATTGCAGTTGAAGAAATTGTATTTGGAGACAATGATTTTTTGGCAGCACATGTATCGCTACTGACAGATGCAAATCTATTAATAATTCTTTCTACCGCCGGTGGTCTTTATACAGATGACCCCTCTAATCCGGATGCTAAGCTGATAGAAGAGATTAAAGTAGATGTAGACCAAGCTTTAAACTTTGCCAAAAGCTCAAAATCTAAATTTGGCAGCGGTGGAATGAGAAGTAAGCTTGAAGCTGCAAAAATTGCCACTCAACACTCAATTCCGGTAATCATTGCGCCAAAGAAAAAAGATATAATAGTTGATATTTTATCCGGAAATAAAATAGGAACTTTTATCCATCCCCACAAAGCAAAAAAGGTAAGCAGTAAAAAAAGTTGGCTTGAGCTTTTATCCTATCCAAAAGGAAAGCTGATCGTAGATGCTGGAGCAGAAAAAGCTTTAAAAGCAGGAAAGAGTTTACTTCCAAGTGGTATCAAAGAAGTTGAAGGAATATTCAATCAAAAAGATGTAGTGGCAATAGCAAACGAAGAAGGAAACATTATCGGCAAAGGTATTGTAAATTTAGGCTACAAAGAAATTAAAAAGATAAAAGGTCTTAAAACAGAAAAAGCGAAAGAAATTTTAGGAAAAGATGTTGAAGAAGTTATACATGCAGATAACATTGTCATCTTTTAG
- a CDS encoding tRNA (adenine-N1)-methyltransferase, whose product MIKEGDTVHLRGRKSSFFIILERGKELSTHLGSIKHDDIIGKNFGETVFTHKGEPFILIRPTLYELIMFGIKRYTQIIYPKDSAYITLKLGLTDGMKVLESGIGSGALTIVMANAVKPKGKIYVYEKEEKFLKNALNNLKLAKLDYVVQPHLKDLSEEIEEKDFDAAFIDVREPWLYLENVKNVLKPGSMIGFLVPTTNQVSEVLKELKRLDFIDLEVEEILLRQYKPVPDRLRPEDRMVAHTGYLIFARKGN is encoded by the coding sequence ATGATAAAAGAAGGTGATACGGTTCATTTAAGGGGCAGAAAAAGCTCTTTTTTCATAATTTTAGAAAGGGGAAAGGAGCTTTCTACCCACCTTGGAAGCATTAAACATGATGATATAATCGGTAAAAATTTTGGAGAAACAGTTTTTACACATAAAGGCGAGCCTTTTATCTTAATTCGTCCTACTCTTTATGAGCTTATAATGTTTGGGATTAAGAGATATACTCAAATCATCTATCCAAAAGATTCTGCTTACATAACATTAAAACTTGGTCTTACAGATGGAATGAAAGTTCTTGAGTCTGGGATTGGTAGTGGTGCTTTAACTATCGTAATGGCAAATGCAGTTAAGCCAAAGGGTAAAATTTATGTTTATGAAAAAGAAGAAAAATTTTTAAAAAATGCATTAAACAACCTAAAACTTGCAAAGCTTGATTATGTAGTACAGCCACATTTAAAAGATTTATCAGAAGAGATAGAAGAAAAAGATTTTGACGCTGCTTTTATAGATGTAAGAGAACCTTGGCTTTATTTAGAAAATGTAAAAAACGTTTTAAAGCCTGGTTCGATGATAGGTTTTTTGGTTCCAACAACAAACCAAGTTTCAGAAGTATTAAAAGAACTAAAAAGATTAGATTTTATAGATTTGGAAGTAGAAGAGATTTTACTTCGTCAGTACAAACCTGTTCCGGATAGACTTAGACCGGAAGATAGGATGGTAGCCCATACCGGATATTTAATTTTCGCAAGGAAAGGAAATTAG
- a CDS encoding SprT family zinc-dependent metalloprotease: protein MNDIRIEKIIRSNRKTIAIKPTENGAIIVKAPKKATNKLIIDVIEQHKDRILEKLKELEKIKEINFKQFVAGEEFLYIGKAYKLYIVENLETPLKFQDGFYLSRDYQNQGREIFTDWYKNQAKIIIPNRVIHWAGKCGYNIKKIGITNANRQWGSCSAKGNLNFSWRLILAPLEVIDYVIVHELSHLKELNHSKNFWNKVKKCMPEYKEYHDWLRKNSFKLKF, encoded by the coding sequence ATGAATGATATTAGAATTGAAAAGATAATCAGGTCAAACAGGAAAACTATAGCAATAAAGCCCACAGAAAATGGAGCTATAATTGTGAAAGCTCCTAAAAAAGCAACGAATAAATTAATCATTGATGTCATTGAACAACATAAGGATAGAATTCTTGAAAAATTAAAAGAATTGGAAAAAATCAAGGAAATTAATTTTAAACAGTTTGTTGCTGGTGAAGAATTTCTTTATATTGGTAAAGCTTATAAACTCTACATCGTAGAAAATCTTGAAACTCCGTTAAAATTTCAAGATGGATTTTATTTATCAAGGGATTATCAAAATCAAGGAAGAGAAATATTTACTGATTGGTATAAAAATCAAGCCAAAATTATTATTCCTAACAGAGTAATCCATTGGGCTGGAAAATGTGGATACAATATTAAAAAAATAGGAATAACCAATGCTAACAGGCAATGGGGTTCATGTTCAGCAAAAGGTAATTTGAATTTTTCTTGGCGTTTAATACTAGCACCTTTAGAAGTGATTGATTATGTAATTGTTCATGAACTTTCTCATTTAAAAGAACTTAACCATAGTAAAAATTTTTGGAATAAGGTTAAAAAATGTATGCCTGAATATAAAGAGTATCATGATTGGTTAAGAAAAAATAGTTTTAAATTAAAGTTTTAA
- a CDS encoding KaiC domain-containing protein, producing MADEYREESQEEQRKPEPDLTAVFTGSQALEKAPEIYGVPTGIEGLDDLFFIVKPVKKKLEKVSLKGIPSYSVMNLTGVSDTGKSLMAEQFTVFRASQGDKVAFITVESPANFVVASLKLRAAAMGLNFDDFQDNIILIDAASSTRIRENVPDLLATLAYVIKTYKVKFTVIDSVTGLFENKEMLARAIVRRLFNFMKKWYQTAIFVSQKRSGHEELTAEAAGGYAVGHIVDGTMVLAKELIDSPYKAKMYKKEIGDIVRLFRIDGCRMSGHDTRTHFLEITETGLVKIKEPIGG from the coding sequence ATGGCTGACGAATATCGTGAAGAATCTCAAGAAGAACAGCGAAAACCAGAGCCAGACCTAACAGCGGTTTTTACCGGTTCCCAAGCCTTAGAAAAAGCTCCGGAAATCTATGGAGTTCCAACAGGAATTGAAGGCTTAGACGATTTATTTTTTATTGTAAAACCAGTCAAAAAGAAATTAGAAAAAGTGTCATTAAAGGGAATCCCATCGTATTCTGTAATGAATTTAACCGGTGTATCAGATACAGGAAAATCTCTGATGGCAGAACAGTTTACCGTTTTCCGTGCAAGTCAGGGTGATAAGGTAGCATTTATTACTGTTGAATCTCCGGCTAACTTTGTTGTTGCTTCTTTAAAGCTAAGGGCAGCGGCTATGGGATTAAATTTTGATGATTTTCAAGACAACATAATTTTAATCGATGCAGCCTCTTCGACAAGAATAAGAGAAAATGTGCCGGATCTACTTGCTACTTTAGCTTATGTTATTAAAACTTACAAAGTAAAATTTACAGTTATTGATTCAGTAACCGGTCTTTTTGAAAACAAAGAAATGTTAGCAAGGGCAATAGTTAGAAGATTATTTAATTTTATGAAAAAATGGTATCAAACCGCTATCTTTGTATCTCAAAAGAGAAGCGGTCATGAGGAGTTAACAGCTGAAGCTGCCGGTGGTTATGCAGTAGGTCATATAGTGGACGGAACTATGGTTTTAGCTAAAGAGTTAATAGATTCTCCATATAAAGCTAAAATGTATAAAAAAGAAATAGGAGATATTGTTAGATTGTTTAGAATTGATGGTTGTAGAATGTCTGGACATGATACAAGAACACATTTCCTTGAAATCACAGAAACAGGATTAGTTAAAATAAAAGAACCAATAGGAGGTTAG